One Thunnus albacares chromosome 12, fThuAlb1.1, whole genome shotgun sequence genomic region harbors:
- the LOC122994657 gene encoding tripartite motif-containing protein 16-like, whose amino-acid sequence MAQQGAQLDGAKFCCSICLDLLKDPVTIPCGHSYCMSCIKGFWDEEDEKKIYSCPQCRQTFTPKPVLVKNTMLADLVEELKKTGLQAAPADHCYAGPEDVACDFCTGRKMKALKSCLVCLASYCEKHLQPHYEVAPLKKHKLVDPSKKLQENICSRHDEVMKMFCRTDQQSICYLCSVDEHKGHDTVSAAAERTERQTELEVSRQNIQQSIQDREKDVKLLQQEVEAVSRSADKAVEDSEKIFTELIRLIQKRSSDVKQQIRSQQETEVSRVKELQEKLEQEITELKRKDAELKQLSHTEDHNQFLHNYPSLSQLSEPTDSSSINIRPLRYFEAVTAAVSELRDQLQDILREKWTNISLTVTEVDVLLSEPDPKTRAEFLKYSREITLDPNTANTWLLLSEGNRKATFKKEKQSYSSHPDRFTGYRQVLSRESLTGRCYWEVEWRGGGVYVAVAYKNISRAGNSNECIFGYNDKSWALDCITNSYKFWFNDVSTPVSGPGSSRVGVYLDHRAGILSFYSVSETMTLLHRVQTTFTQPLYAGLLLYYSFGDTAEFCKLK is encoded by the coding sequence ATGGCGCAGCAAGGAGCTCAGCTGGACGGAGCAAAATTCTGCTGTTCGATCTGtttggatctactgaaggatccggtgactattccctgtggacacagctactgcatgagctgtattaaaggtttctgggatgaagaggatgagaagaaaatctacagctgccctcagtgcagacagaccttcacaccgaagcctgtcctggtgaaaaacaccatgttagcagatttagtggaggagctgaagaagactggactccaagctgctcctgctgatcactgctatgctggacctgaagatgtggcctgtgatttctgcactgggaggaagatgaaagctctcaagtcctgtctggtgtgtctcgCCTCTTATTGTGAAAAACACCTTCAGCCTCACTATGAAGTTGctccattaaagaaacacaagctggtcgacccctccaagaagctccaggagaacatctgctctcgtcatgatgaggtgatgaagatgttctgtcgtactgatcagcagagtatctgttatctctgctctgtggatgaacataaaggccacgacacagtctcagctgcagcagaaaggactgagaggcagacagagctcgaggtgagtcgacaaaacatccagcagagcatccaggacagagagaaagatgtgaagctgcttcaacaagaggtggaggccgtcagtcgctctgctgataaagcagtggaggacagtgagaagatcttcactgagctgatccgtctcatccagaaaagaagctctgatgtgaagcagcagatcagatcccagcaggaaactgaagtgagtcgagtcaaagagcttcaggagaagctggagcaggagatcactgagctgaagaggaaagacgctgaactgaagcagctctcacacacagaggatcacaaccagtttctacacaactacccctcactgtcacaactcagtgaacctacagactcatccagcatcaatatccgtcctctgagatactttgaggctgtgacagcagctgtgtcagagctcagagatcaactacaggacatcctgagggagaaatggacaaacatctcactgacagtgactgaagtggacgttttactgtcagaaccagatcccaagaccagagctgagttcttaaaatattcacgtgaaatcacactggatccaaacacagcaaacacatggctgttattatctgaggggaacagaaaagcaacattcaagaaagaaaaacagtcttattctagtcacccagacagattcactggatatcgtcaggtcctgagtagagagagtctgactggacgttgttactgggaggtggagtggagaggaggaggagtttatgtagcagtcgcatacaagaatatcagcagagcaggaaactcaaatgaatgtatatttggatacaatgacaaatcttgggcTTTAGATTGTATCACTAACAGTTATAAATTTTGGTTCAACGATGTCTCAACTCCCgtctcaggtcctggttcctccagagtaggagtgtacctggatcacagagcaggtattctgtccttctacagcgtctctgaaaccatgactctcctccacagagtccagaccacattcactcagcctctctatgctggacttttGCTTTACTACTCTTTCGGGGACACTGCTGAGTTCTgcaaactcaaatag